The Polyangiaceae bacterium genome includes a window with the following:
- a CDS encoding CoA-acylating methylmalonate-semialdehyde dehydrogenase — protein sequence MTVPPFSARSYEFCEWAPARNYVFGELSEASTGKSMPVENPRHGKVMSSVTLSGAEDVNRAVEAARRGFEAWREVPIKERAQVFYRLKSLLERDLEELSWLVSHENGKTIEDARASVQKGIECVEFGASLPAVAAGEHLEVSRGVTCTESHAPLGVVAGVTPFNFPIMVPMWMLPQAIVGGNAFILKPSEQVPLTPMKIAALFEEAGLPKGVFNVVNGGPDAVNALVDHPGIQAMAFVGSTAIAKMLYARGAAVGRRMLCLGGAKNHLIVVPDADPAITAENVVASFTGATGQRCMAAAVLVAVGDVDAIIDRIVERAAALELGKDVGPVISKKAEERIGGYISAAQKAGATLRLDGRGKRGPDGGYWVGPTVIDRVSPDMSVACEEIFGPVLSILRVGSVDEAIALENASPYGNAASIYTTSGAVAEYVTGRVEAGMVGVNIGVPVPREPFGFGGWNQSKFGHGNITGMDGFRFWTRARKVTAKWALRADNNWMS from the coding sequence ATGACCGTCCCGCCCTTCAGCGCCCGTAGCTACGAGTTTTGCGAGTGGGCTCCCGCGAGAAACTACGTCTTTGGAGAGCTCTCGGAGGCGAGCACGGGCAAGAGCATGCCGGTGGAGAACCCGCGGCACGGCAAGGTGATGAGCTCTGTGACGCTGAGCGGTGCCGAGGACGTGAACCGCGCGGTGGAGGCCGCCCGCCGCGGTTTCGAAGCCTGGCGAGAGGTTCCCATCAAGGAGCGCGCCCAGGTCTTCTATCGGCTGAAGAGCTTGCTGGAGCGCGATCTGGAAGAGCTTTCGTGGCTGGTGAGCCACGAGAACGGCAAGACCATCGAAGACGCGCGAGCCAGCGTGCAGAAGGGCATCGAGTGCGTGGAGTTCGGGGCGTCGCTCCCCGCCGTCGCGGCCGGAGAGCACCTTGAGGTGAGCCGCGGCGTGACCTGCACCGAGAGCCACGCGCCCCTCGGGGTGGTGGCGGGCGTCACGCCCTTCAACTTCCCGATCATGGTGCCCATGTGGATGCTGCCTCAAGCCATCGTGGGCGGGAACGCGTTCATCTTGAAGCCGAGCGAGCAGGTCCCCCTCACGCCGATGAAGATCGCGGCGCTGTTCGAGGAAGCGGGCTTGCCCAAGGGCGTGTTCAACGTGGTGAACGGTGGCCCCGACGCAGTGAACGCGCTGGTCGATCATCCCGGCATCCAGGCCATGGCCTTCGTGGGTTCCACCGCCATCGCCAAGATGCTGTACGCCCGGGGCGCGGCCGTGGGGCGCCGCATGCTGTGCCTGGGCGGCGCCAAGAATCATCTGATCGTGGTGCCGGATGCGGATCCCGCCATCACCGCCGAGAACGTGGTGGCGTCCTTCACGGGCGCCACGGGACAGCGCTGCATGGCCGCCGCGGTGCTGGTGGCCGTAGGGGACGTAGACGCCATCATCGACCGTATCGTGGAGCGTGCCGCGGCGCTCGAGCTCGGCAAGGACGTCGGTCCCGTGATCAGCAAGAAGGCCGAAGAGCGTATTGGCGGGTACATCTCCGCAGCGCAGAAGGCCGGCGCCACGCTGCGTCTGGATGGTCGCGGTAAGCGGGGTCCCGACGGCGGTTACTGGGTCGGTCCCACGGTGATCGATCGCGTCTCGCCCGACATGAGCGTCGCCTGCGAAGAGATCTTCGGCCCCGTGCTCAGCATTCTGCGGGTGGGCAGCGTCGACGAAGCCATCGCCCTGGAGAACGCGAGCCCCTACGGCAACGCCGCGAGCATCTACACCACCAGCGGCGCCGTTGCGGAGTACGTCACCGGTCGCGTGGAGGCGGGCATGGTGGGCGTCAACATCGGCGTGCCCGTGCCGCGGGAGCCCTTCGGCTTCGGTGGTTGGAACCAGAGCAAGTTCGGCCACGGAAACATCACCGGAATGGACGGCTTCCGTTTTTGGACCCGCGCCCGCAAGGTGACCGCCAAGTGGGCGCTCCGCGCCGACAACAACTGGATGAGCTGA
- a CDS encoding dispase autolysis-inducing protein produces the protein MRSSALFAVGLVVVACGSSNSDGGGSGGTGGTTTDSGVDSSTGGTAGSGGSAGSAGTAGSAGAAGAPVDAGTDGDAAAAAWHLPQCTTVSGTSAVTFTSDDGATLAPVSGVLTGTVYTRGLVALEVPNVLLAASGSNLLRSEDAGCTWSVVDSLPSSIMTLNRGVGDRAWGFQDNDAALVRIDAGTATQLKEPVPNIIGFGADPKNADRARLGGSDGTLWETTDAGVTWSPVGSKPSTGGNLLAYRFGFDPQDLDHVLFGAATIGAWVTFDGGKLWKKSTGLSTGNANAFEVIVSPIDSNVVWAEGIDMVENLANAKSEGRHIYLSTDGGQSFTKVVDHDPGTVTLTNGVLLAPSPADANVVYFEFGTYFQAYGTDIFKFDAAGKNLTQTHNAYDDVSAIAFSPADAKLLYFGITSEQIN, from the coding sequence ATGCGCAGCTCCGCTCTCTTCGCCGTAGGTCTCGTCGTCGTCGCCTGTGGCAGCTCGAACAGCGACGGCGGAGGCAGTGGCGGCACCGGCGGCACTACTACGGATTCCGGCGTGGACTCGAGCACAGGTGGCACTGCGGGGAGCGGCGGTTCGGCAGGCAGCGCGGGCACGGCAGGCAGCGCGGGCGCCGCGGGTGCACCCGTGGACGCCGGCACCGACGGGGATGCAGCGGCCGCCGCGTGGCACCTGCCGCAGTGCACCACCGTGAGCGGAACGTCGGCGGTCACCTTCACCAGCGACGACGGCGCCACCCTGGCGCCGGTGAGCGGCGTGCTGACGGGCACGGTGTACACCCGAGGCCTGGTCGCCCTCGAGGTACCGAACGTGCTGCTCGCCGCGAGTGGCAGCAACTTGCTGCGGTCCGAAGATGCCGGCTGCACCTGGAGCGTGGTCGACTCCCTGCCGAGCTCCATCATGACGCTGAACCGTGGCGTCGGTGACCGCGCCTGGGGCTTCCAGGACAACGACGCAGCGCTGGTGCGCATCGACGCTGGCACGGCGACCCAGCTCAAGGAGCCCGTACCCAACATCATCGGCTTCGGCGCAGATCCCAAGAACGCGGACCGCGCACGGCTCGGCGGCTCCGACGGCACGCTGTGGGAGACCACCGACGCCGGGGTCACCTGGTCCCCCGTGGGTTCCAAGCCTTCCACCGGCGGCAATCTGCTGGCCTATCGCTTCGGCTTCGACCCGCAGGACCTCGATCACGTGTTGTTCGGTGCTGCGACCATCGGCGCTTGGGTAACCTTCGACGGCGGCAAGCTGTGGAAGAAGTCCACGGGGCTGTCCACGGGCAACGCGAACGCCTTCGAGGTGATCGTCTCTCCCATCGATTCCAACGTCGTCTGGGCCGAGGGCATCGACATGGTCGAGAACCTCGCCAACGCCAAGAGCGAAGGACGCCACATCTACCTCTCGACGGACGGCGGTCAGAGCTTCACGAAGGTCGTGGACCACGATCCGGGAACCGTGACGCTCACCAATGGTGTGCTGCTCGCCCCGAGCCCCGCGGACGCGAACGTCGTCTACTTCGAGTTCGGTACCTACTTCCAAGCGTACGGCACCGACATCTTCAAGTTCGACGCCGCCGGCAAGAACCTGACCCAGACGCACAACGCCTACGACGACGTCTCCGCCATCGCGTTCTCGCCGGCGGACGCCAAGCTGCTCTACTTCGGCATCACCAGCGAACAGATCAACTGA
- a CDS encoding SUMF1/EgtB/PvdO family nonheme iron enzyme yields MTLLHERELALVLALALGGCGGSEFSAGDSAGAGGAAGNASGGAAGSVTGGAAGTASGGSAGNPSGGAAGSSGGAAGAAGGGGNCPDDMVAFQGQFCIDKHEVTIGQYDGWLNNDPSLQDQPAECSWNADYDRGNSLACLGTANQPVRCVDWCDAYAYCKGQGKRLCGRRGTGASNDYADYKDPQRSEWYAACSNEAQNTFPYGDTYGPNTCNGKDHLLPPGPVGVGTMSGCVGGVIGLFDMSGNVAEWEDSCNAQNGSGDDCRVRGGSYNADESILRCDNGLSSPRNNKPPVIGIRCCK; encoded by the coding sequence GTGACTCTGCTTCATGAGAGGGAATTGGCCCTGGTGCTCGCCCTGGCATTGGGCGGCTGTGGTGGCAGCGAGTTCTCCGCCGGCGACAGCGCCGGGGCGGGCGGCGCCGCGGGCAACGCGAGCGGCGGTGCTGCCGGGAGCGTGACGGGTGGCGCCGCAGGAACCGCCAGCGGTGGCAGCGCGGGCAACCCGAGCGGCGGCGCCGCCGGAAGCAGCGGTGGCGCCGCCGGGGCGGCGGGGGGTGGCGGCAACTGCCCCGACGACATGGTCGCCTTTCAAGGCCAGTTCTGCATCGACAAGCACGAAGTCACCATCGGCCAGTACGACGGCTGGCTGAACAACGACCCGTCGTTGCAGGACCAGCCGGCCGAGTGCTCGTGGAACGCCGACTACGACCGTGGGAATTCCCTGGCCTGTCTCGGCACCGCGAACCAGCCCGTGCGTTGCGTGGATTGGTGCGATGCCTACGCCTACTGCAAGGGCCAGGGCAAGAGATTGTGTGGGCGGCGCGGAACCGGCGCTTCGAACGACTACGCCGACTACAAGGATCCTCAGCGCAGCGAGTGGTACGCCGCCTGTTCCAACGAGGCGCAGAACACGTTCCCGTATGGTGACACCTACGGGCCGAACACCTGCAACGGCAAAGACCACCTGTTGCCCCCGGGACCGGTGGGTGTCGGAACCATGAGCGGTTGTGTCGGCGGTGTGATCGGCCTGTTCGACATGAGCGGCAACGTTGCGGAGTGGGAAGACTCCTGCAACGCACAGAATGGCTCGGGCGACGATTGTCGCGTGCGCGGTGGCTCCTACAACGCCGACGAGTCCATCTTGCGCTGTGACAACGGCCTCAGCTCGCCGCGCAACAACAAGCCACCCGTGATCGGCATTCGCTGCTGCAAGTAG
- a CDS encoding DUF86 domain-containing protein, which produces MVNRDLLAAKLAELAERVERAQKHCPESVEELSKDADALDLVSFNLMLAVQTCADVASHIIADEGWPVARTLAEGFHRLRDHGVLTPETAEALCRAVGLRNVVVHGYAGVNPTMVHSAATQGLNDLRAFAREVARFAQA; this is translated from the coding sequence ATGGTCAATCGAGATCTCTTGGCGGCCAAGCTCGCGGAGCTCGCAGAACGCGTCGAGCGTGCTCAGAAGCACTGCCCGGAATCGGTAGAGGAGCTCTCGAAGGATGCGGATGCGTTGGACTTGGTGAGCTTCAACTTGATGCTTGCGGTGCAGACCTGTGCGGACGTTGCGAGTCACATAATCGCTGACGAGGGCTGGCCTGTGGCGCGAACCCTGGCCGAGGGTTTTCATCGGCTGCGTGACCACGGTGTGCTGACGCCCGAAACCGCCGAGGCGCTCTGTCGTGCGGTCGGGCTCCGCAACGTGGTCGTGCATGGCTATGCGGGCGTGAATCCGACGATGGTTCACTCGGCAGCCACGCAGGGTCTGAATGATCTCCGGGCGTTTGCCCGCGAGGTGGCGCGGTTCGCGCAGGCGTAG
- a CDS encoding nucleotidyltransferase domain-containing protein codes for MSRDALLATLRRSLAQRGDVRLALLFGSWARNAANGASDVDVAVLAPGADLLGIAAALGREVGVDVDVVDIGAPTIPLMSELIDDGIVLYEKEPGDYASWRARTLVQLETDRPWYARMRDAWLTRVADKGL; via the coding sequence GTGTCCCGCGATGCCCTTCTCGCCACCCTGCGGCGATCGCTTGCCCAGCGGGGCGACGTGCGTCTGGCCCTTCTGTTTGGCTCCTGGGCGCGAAACGCAGCCAATGGTGCTTCGGACGTGGACGTCGCGGTGCTGGCACCCGGCGCGGATCTGCTAGGCATCGCCGCGGCGCTCGGACGAGAGGTTGGCGTAGACGTGGACGTGGTGGACATTGGTGCTCCCACCATTCCGCTGATGTCGGAGCTGATAGACGACGGGATCGTGCTCTACGAGAAGGAGCCAGGAGACTACGCGAGCTGGCGTGCTCGGACGTTGGTCCAGCTGGAGACGGACCGGCCGTGGTACGCGCGAATGCGCGATGCGTGGCTTACGCGCGTCGCCGACAAGGGACTTTGA
- a CDS encoding ABC transporter ATP-binding protein: protein MLRAFHEEGALGKAYDSRLVAQLWPFVRPHKLALTLALIGVVLTAAGALVRPLIMLHAIDKGVLAGDMAVLTKSGLLLAGIVLVEQVLLYMQIYALQVVGARAMADLRRHVFVFLHSLRLGFFDHQPVGRLVTRVTNDIDAILELFASGALNAVGDLIRLVGIVILMVVLDWKLSLIAFAATPPVALMVLFVRRRMRDAFREIRAKTARMNANMNEQVSGMAVVQAFGREDAADAEFDEINSAYRDANLRSIKFEAMQDAAIEMISAVCLASIVVALGYHHVTFGTVVAFNAYLVQFFEPISALAQRYTLLQSAMAGAERVFGLLENAKGEEDAPALEPAPDGDDGLAFEMSDVTFEYKPGVPVLSDVSINAKPGEKIALVGPTGAGKTTVTALLLRLYDVALTKGAVRVGGKDVRGLSREELRSHFAVVPQDVYLFPGTVLQNIAAGETPDRARAEEALRRLGALDLFQRRPQGLDQPVAEHGSNFSAGERQLIAFARALYRDADILILDEATASIDSDTEARLQRALEELWRGRTALIIAHRLSTIRKADRIVVFHKGRIVEQGTHEELLAHEGLYARLHALTFARQRESGHGNARDEAQSAAAP, encoded by the coding sequence GTGCTCCGGGCCTTCCACGAAGAGGGCGCGCTGGGCAAGGCCTACGACTCGCGTCTGGTGGCACAGCTGTGGCCCTTCGTGCGGCCGCACAAGCTGGCCCTCACGTTGGCGCTGATCGGCGTGGTGCTCACCGCCGCGGGCGCGCTGGTGCGGCCGCTGATCATGCTGCACGCCATCGACAAGGGCGTGCTGGCCGGCGACATGGCCGTGCTCACCAAGAGCGGCCTGTTGCTCGCGGGCATCGTGTTGGTGGAGCAGGTCCTGCTCTACATGCAGATCTACGCGCTGCAGGTGGTGGGCGCGCGGGCGATGGCGGATCTCCGGCGCCACGTGTTCGTGTTCCTGCACTCGCTCCGTCTCGGCTTCTTCGACCATCAGCCCGTCGGGCGCCTGGTCACCCGCGTGACGAACGACATCGACGCCATCCTCGAGCTGTTCGCCTCCGGTGCGCTGAACGCCGTGGGAGATTTGATCCGGCTGGTGGGCATCGTGATCTTGATGGTGGTGCTGGACTGGAAGCTCAGTCTCATCGCCTTCGCGGCCACACCACCGGTGGCGCTGATGGTGCTGTTCGTGCGCCGCCGAATGCGGGATGCATTCCGGGAGATCCGCGCCAAGACCGCGCGCATGAACGCCAACATGAACGAGCAGGTCTCGGGCATGGCGGTGGTGCAGGCCTTTGGTCGGGAAGACGCGGCGGACGCCGAGTTCGACGAGATCAACAGCGCCTACCGAGACGCGAACCTCCGCTCCATCAAGTTCGAGGCCATGCAGGACGCCGCCATCGAGATGATCTCGGCGGTGTGTCTGGCGTCCATCGTGGTCGCCCTCGGCTACCACCACGTGACCTTCGGTACCGTGGTGGCGTTCAACGCCTACCTGGTGCAGTTCTTCGAGCCCATCAGCGCGCTGGCGCAGCGCTACACCCTGCTGCAAAGCGCGATGGCCGGCGCGGAGCGCGTGTTCGGGCTGCTCGAGAACGCCAAGGGGGAAGAGGACGCCCCTGCCCTGGAGCCCGCTCCGGACGGAGACGACGGCCTCGCCTTCGAGATGTCCGACGTGACCTTCGAGTACAAGCCCGGCGTACCAGTGCTCTCGGACGTGAGCATCAACGCCAAGCCCGGAGAGAAGATCGCCCTGGTGGGGCCGACGGGCGCGGGGAAGACCACCGTCACGGCGCTCCTCCTGCGCCTGTACGACGTGGCCCTGACCAAGGGTGCGGTACGGGTGGGCGGCAAGGACGTGCGCGGGCTGTCGCGGGAGGAGCTGCGCTCGCACTTCGCCGTGGTGCCCCAGGACGTGTACCTGTTTCCCGGCACCGTGCTGCAGAACATCGCCGCCGGCGAGACCCCGGATCGCGCCCGCGCCGAAGAGGCGCTGCGACGCTTGGGCGCGCTGGACCTGTTTCAGCGCCGACCGCAGGGGCTCGACCAGCCGGTGGCCGAGCACGGCTCGAACTTCTCCGCCGGCGAGCGCCAGCTCATTGCCTTTGCACGAGCGCTGTACCGAGACGCGGACATCCTGATCCTGGACGAAGCGACGGCCAGCATCGACAGCGATACGGAGGCCCGTCTGCAGCGCGCGTTGGAAGAGCTGTGGCGAGGGCGCACGGCGCTGATCATCGCGCATCGCCTGAGCACCATCCGCAAGGCGGACCGCATCGTGGTGTTCCACAAGGGTCGTATCGTGGAGCAGGGTACCCACGAGGAGCTGCTCGCCCACGAAGGCCTCTACGCGCGACTCCACGCCCTCACTTTTGCGCGGCAACGCGAGAGCGGGCACGGGAACGCCCGCGACGAAGCTCAGAGCGCCGCTGCGCCGTAG
- a CDS encoding ABC transporter ATP-binding protein: MPERDSSPAAEIPTTLWAHFKRQAPRYVVGLVLLAGYQYSQYWFDTRLKNAIDLALAGKTNMAASIGAWLVTVAVGAFGIRVLSRVAVFNGGRIAEYELRRALLHHLQKLGPSFYRRMPTGEIMSRATNDLQQVRLLLGFGILNVINTLFALVSALSVTLSMSVKLTLASLATLPILMIVTRRFSRLIYTRTRANQDAIGKMSDAVQSSIAGVRVVRSFSLEKSELERFEVQNQQYLEKSLALARLRGSMGPIMQAITAIGILVVFWYGGYLMLQKELTPGAFLAFYRALARLTWPLIALGFLVGLVQRGRASYSRLEEIYTAEPDITDGSLPEPEVVQGRLEVRGLSFSYGDSQVLRDVSFEVPAGGSLAVVGRTGSGKSTLAVLLPRLQPTPEGAVFLDGKDICDLPLTTVRGAIGYAQQTAFLFSTTVGRNVGYALDEPDSGPSLLTIREAASEAHILDEVLALPDGLDTVVGERGVQLSGGQKQRVALARAFVSDPRILVLDDPLSAVDARTEKAILEAIDRQKQQRGVVLITHRVAAAARCDQIIVLDEGRVVERGTHDELCGAGGLYENFAEEQRIERELEKLGTDDLPAQEAASA, translated from the coding sequence ATGCCAGAACGCGACAGCTCACCCGCGGCCGAGATCCCCACCACGCTGTGGGCTCACTTCAAGCGTCAGGCCCCCCGATACGTCGTCGGTTTGGTGCTGCTCGCGGGCTATCAGTACAGCCAGTACTGGTTCGACACCCGGCTCAAGAACGCCATCGACCTGGCGCTGGCCGGCAAGACCAACATGGCCGCCAGCATCGGGGCGTGGCTGGTGACGGTGGCCGTGGGCGCCTTCGGCATTCGCGTACTCTCTCGCGTGGCGGTGTTCAATGGCGGGCGCATCGCGGAGTACGAGCTGCGGCGCGCCCTGTTGCACCATCTGCAAAAGCTCGGCCCGTCGTTCTACCGGCGCATGCCCACGGGCGAGATCATGAGCCGCGCCACGAACGATCTGCAACAGGTCCGCTTGCTGTTGGGCTTCGGCATCCTGAACGTGATCAACACGCTGTTTGCGTTGGTCAGCGCGCTCTCGGTCACCTTGAGCATGAGCGTGAAGCTCACGTTGGCTTCGCTGGCCACCTTGCCAATCTTGATGATCGTGACACGCCGCTTCTCGCGGCTGATCTACACCCGCACGCGCGCGAATCAGGACGCCATCGGCAAGATGAGCGACGCCGTGCAGTCGAGCATCGCCGGCGTGCGCGTGGTGCGCTCCTTCTCGCTGGAGAAGAGCGAGCTCGAGCGCTTCGAGGTGCAAAACCAGCAGTATCTGGAAAAGAGCCTGGCCCTGGCGCGGCTGCGCGGTTCCATGGGACCGATCATGCAAGCCATCACCGCCATCGGCATCCTGGTGGTGTTCTGGTACGGCGGCTACTTGATGCTCCAGAAGGAGCTGACCCCCGGCGCGTTCTTGGCCTTCTACCGCGCGCTGGCACGCCTCACCTGGCCGCTGATTGCGCTCGGTTTCCTTGTTGGGTTGGTGCAACGCGGTCGCGCCTCGTACTCGCGCCTGGAAGAGATCTACACGGCCGAGCCCGACATCACCGATGGCTCGCTGCCGGAGCCGGAGGTCGTCCAGGGACGACTGGAGGTGCGCGGGCTGTCGTTCTCCTACGGGGATTCCCAGGTGCTCAGGGACGTGAGCTTCGAGGTTCCCGCCGGGGGCTCCTTGGCGGTGGTGGGACGCACCGGGAGCGGCAAGAGCACCTTGGCGGTGCTGCTACCACGGCTGCAGCCCACGCCGGAGGGAGCGGTGTTCTTGGACGGCAAGGACATCTGCGATCTCCCGCTCACCACCGTGCGCGGCGCCATCGGCTACGCACAGCAAACGGCGTTCTTGTTCTCCACCACCGTGGGGCGCAACGTCGGCTACGCGCTCGACGAGCCGGACTCCGGGCCCAGCTTGCTCACCATTCGCGAGGCGGCCTCGGAAGCCCACATCTTGGACGAGGTGTTGGCACTGCCGGACGGCCTCGACACGGTGGTGGGCGAGCGCGGCGTGCAGCTCTCCGGCGGTCAGAAACAGCGCGTGGCGCTCGCCCGCGCGTTCGTTTCGGACCCGCGCATTCTCGTGCTCGACGACCCCTTGAGCGCCGTGGACGCACGCACGGAAAAGGCCATCTTGGAGGCCATCGATCGACAGAAGCAGCAGCGCGGCGTGGTGCTCATCACGCACCGCGTGGCCGCGGCGGCGCGCTGCGATCAGATCATCGTGCTGGACGAGGGGCGCGTGGTGGAGCGCGGCACCCACGACGAGCTGTGCGGGGCCGGAGGTCTGTACGAGAACTTCGCGGAAGAACAGCGCATCGAGCGGGAGCTCGAGAAGCTGGGCACGGACGATCTGCCGGCGCAGGAGGCAGCCTCGGCATGA
- a CDS encoding DUF4339 domain-containing protein — translation MEKSGHSWYWADHDGSLHPISVPELAGVLAEGRLPPFILVWTAGYAEWMPAYLVEELQPALGMEPGTVGHVAVDETATEPPEAPIEWYVECLGAPPSKTFDQPVPSTKRRQTLELDWSEGFNVHELPTMRGGQRVLPFAAFRQVDDYLAHIRALRARR, via the coding sequence GTGGAGAAGTCCGGCCACTCCTGGTACTGGGCCGATCACGACGGATCGTTGCACCCGATCAGCGTGCCGGAGCTCGCGGGCGTGCTCGCCGAAGGCCGATTGCCGCCGTTCATCTTGGTGTGGACGGCAGGCTACGCGGAGTGGATGCCGGCGTATCTCGTGGAGGAGCTGCAGCCAGCACTGGGCATGGAGCCGGGAACCGTGGGGCACGTCGCCGTGGACGAAACTGCGACGGAGCCGCCGGAGGCGCCCATCGAGTGGTACGTGGAGTGCCTGGGGGCGCCGCCCAGCAAGACCTTCGACCAACCGGTGCCCAGCACCAAGCGGCGCCAGACGTTGGAGCTCGACTGGAGCGAGGGCTTCAACGTGCACGAGCTCCCGACGATGCGCGGCGGGCAGCGGGTGCTGCCCTTTGCCGCGTTTCGTCAGGTGGACGACTACCTCGCGCACATTCGCGCGCTGCGGGCCCGCCGCTGA
- a CDS encoding VWA domain-containing protein → MSLRPWFVGLITLCLASAAQARSPKDDDDDHAAPEMMAPIRMAPKPAMRMKSMGATPGGAQDIDYARDRINAGEVPHEKTFTAEGLLSQHDLPLPSARACKQILCLTSAAAKADLIAQPEVRYLAQLGFASNLDPKKWKREPLNLVAVVDKSGSMSGGPLSTVKASLRRIAWQMQKQDQLSIVLYGDRSHVHMAPTRLSQRAKVLRAIDAIQSAGSTAMEEGLKVGFSVAEQSRQRFVGNTRVMLFTDERPNVGATDKDSFMGMARSASRHGIGMTTVGVGTQFGAELATAVSSVRGGNLFFFPDRDKMEERFKKDFDTMVTELAHDMKLTVRPNAGYELVGLYGVPGDMVKRTKDGGLSMTIETIFLSHDKGGIYFAFKPAGAGSLPPKSGPIATARLSYVDTQKKKQSDALGFSEVRGKLPLGLARGLLLVDEITALKKASVLHRQQNKTEEAYQVIRALKKKLSDTRVSGLGKELALVQKLDKTLTKLSGHQGEAPTQGAIARDAVSGLPR, encoded by the coding sequence ATGAGCCTGAGGCCGTGGTTTGTCGGGTTGATAACGCTTTGTCTCGCGTCTGCCGCTCAGGCGCGAAGCCCGAAGGACGATGACGACGACCACGCGGCGCCCGAGATGATGGCGCCCATTCGCATGGCGCCCAAGCCGGCCATGCGCATGAAGAGCATGGGAGCGACGCCCGGCGGCGCGCAGGACATCGACTACGCGCGGGATCGCATCAACGCCGGCGAGGTGCCGCACGAGAAGACGTTCACGGCGGAGGGGCTCTTGAGCCAACACGACTTGCCGCTCCCCAGCGCGCGCGCCTGCAAGCAGATCCTGTGTCTGACGTCGGCTGCGGCGAAGGCGGATCTGATCGCGCAGCCGGAGGTGCGCTACCTGGCGCAGCTGGGCTTCGCTTCCAACCTGGATCCCAAGAAGTGGAAGCGCGAGCCGTTGAACCTGGTGGCGGTGGTGGACAAGAGCGGCAGCATGAGCGGCGGTCCACTTTCCACCGTGAAGGCGAGCCTGCGGCGCATCGCGTGGCAGATGCAGAAGCAGGACCAGCTCTCCATCGTGCTGTACGGCGATCGCAGCCACGTGCACATGGCGCCCACCAGACTCTCCCAGCGCGCCAAGGTGCTGCGCGCCATCGACGCCATCCAGAGCGCCGGTAGCACTGCCATGGAGGAGGGTCTGAAGGTTGGTTTTTCCGTCGCGGAACAGAGCCGGCAGCGCTTCGTCGGAAACACTCGCGTGATGCTGTTCACGGACGAGCGGCCCAACGTGGGAGCAACGGACAAGGACAGCTTCATGGGCATGGCGCGCAGTGCGTCCCGCCATGGCATCGGCATGACGACGGTGGGCGTGGGCACGCAGTTCGGAGCGGAGCTGGCCACGGCCGTCAGCAGCGTGCGGGGCGGCAATCTGTTCTTTTTCCCCGATCGCGACAAGATGGAAGAGCGCTTCAAGAAGGACTTCGACACCATGGTGACGGAGCTGGCGCACGACATGAAGCTCACCGTGAGGCCCAACGCGGGCTACGAGCTGGTGGGCCTTTACGGCGTGCCGGGGGACATGGTGAAGCGCACCAAGGACGGCGGGCTCTCGATGACCATCGAGACCATCTTCCTGAGCCACGACAAGGGCGGCATCTACTTCGCGTTCAAGCCCGCGGGTGCCGGCTCGCTGCCGCCCAAGAGCGGCCCCATCGCCACGGCCCGCCTGTCCTACGTCGACACGCAGAAGAAGAAGCAGTCTGACGCGCTGGGATTCAGCGAGGTGCGAGGCAAGCTGCCCCTGGGGCTCGCGCGCGGGCTCTTGCTGGTGGACGAGATCACCGCGTTGAAGAAGGCTTCGGTGTTGCACCGCCAGCAGAACAAGACCGAAGAGGCCTACCAAGTGATCCGCGCCCTGAAGAAGAAGCTCTCGGACACGCGGGTGAGCGGCTTGGGCAAGGAGCTGGCGCTCGTCCAAAAGCTCGACAAAACGCTCACTAAATTGAGCGGGCATCAGGGCGAGGCGCCCACGCAAGGCGCCATCGCGCGGGACGCGGTGAGCGGACTGCCGCGGTAG
- a CDS encoding AgmX/PglI C-terminal domain-containing protein, with the protein MRHTLMAVGLALGACAGSKPAPSASPPEYEIPTASASSPAAPTAPPVDRPVAEQQPDAGTRRCEGAITAELMAAIRQRAQSARDCYERALQKDPKLRGRLQVAFRVGEHGEVLSASLPQDTVGSEELRTCVLGLAQMPYRYFPEHGCIDVALPIQFQPKDADAGP; encoded by the coding sequence ATGCGCCACACCCTGATGGCCGTCGGTCTTGCGCTGGGCGCTTGCGCGGGGAGCAAGCCCGCCCCGAGCGCATCGCCTCCGGAGTACGAGATCCCGACGGCGTCCGCGTCTTCCCCAGCGGCGCCCACGGCGCCCCCCGTCGATCGCCCGGTCGCGGAGCAGCAGCCCGACGCGGGTACCCGCCGCTGCGAAGGTGCCATCACTGCCGAGCTCATGGCGGCGATCCGTCAGCGCGCCCAGAGCGCGCGGGACTGCTACGAGCGTGCGCTGCAGAAGGATCCGAAGCTCCGCGGGCGGCTCCAGGTCGCGTTTCGCGTGGGTGAGCACGGTGAAGTGCTGAGCGCCAGCTTGCCCCAGGACACCGTCGGCTCGGAAGAGCTCAGGACCTGCGTCCTGGGTCTGGCGCAAATGCCCTATCGCTACTTTCCCGAGCACGGCTGCATCGACGTCGCCCTGCCCATCCAGTTCCAGCCCAAGGACGCCGACGCCGGGCCTTGA